One Campylobacter concisus DNA window includes the following coding sequences:
- a CDS encoding aryl-sulfate sulfotransferase: protein MNSVTIYLLLAFFAALILYFQIQKLTKKLDDDGAVPAYQKAAQEVLENLNNAEKYPKFCNVIQKKINALRQDILFEDALNEASDKDKALDQLEQTRDKVEALLKRENANWESELVEILDEIDGFVKANLKNGEDRAEELRDELKKEFDGL, encoded by the coding sequence ATGAATAGCGTTACGATCTATTTGCTGCTTGCATTTTTTGCAGCGCTTATTTTATATTTTCAGATACAAAAACTAACCAAAAAGCTTGACGATGATGGGGCGGTACCTGCCTATCAAAAGGCTGCGCAAGAGGTTTTAGAAAATTTAAACAACGCTGAGAAATACCCTAAATTTTGCAACGTCATACAAAAAAAGATAAACGCTCTAAGACAAGACATACTCTTTGAAGATGCGCTAAATGAGGCTAGCGACAAAGACAAAGCACTGGATCAGCTCGAGCAGACAAGAGATAAGGTCGAGGCGCTTTTAAAGCGGGAAAATGCAAACTGGGAGAGCGAACTAGTTGAAATTTTAGACGAGATCGATGGCTTTGTGAAGGCAAATTTAAAAAACGGCGAAGATAGAGCCGAAGAGCTAAGGGACGAACTAAAGAAAGAATTTGATGGGTTATGA
- the rarD gene encoding EamA family transporter RarD: MPRLNESQKGVILALSAFFMWGFLAVYFNLFSKDIDAYEILAHRIIWSFFLMAAVLCINGKMGEIFALLKDIRSLKALFLSGIFITINWGVYVYAVGSGKILDTSLGYFINPLISMLLGVIIFKERLSKASAIAVCIVIAAVCVQIYAKGGLPLVSIILPLSFGFYAMVRKMAKISAFNGLFIETFFMFPFALGYVLWLVFHSQSHFGLNEDSLLMIASSIVTIVPLVAFNAATTRINLTTIGYLQYISPTIAILCAVFIYGEILDGYKVVSFCMIWLALAIISVDKFRKRSKNE; this comes from the coding sequence ATACCAAGACTAAATGAGAGCCAAAAAGGCGTTATTCTCGCGCTTAGCGCCTTTTTTATGTGGGGATTTTTGGCGGTTTATTTCAACCTCTTTAGCAAAGATATCGATGCTTATGAAATTTTAGCCCACAGGATCATCTGGTCGTTTTTCTTGATGGCGGCAGTGCTTTGCATTAATGGCAAAATGGGCGAAATTTTTGCGCTTCTTAAAGATATCCGCTCGCTAAAGGCTCTATTTTTAAGTGGTATTTTTATCACCATAAACTGGGGCGTTTATGTCTATGCGGTGGGTAGCGGCAAAATTTTAGATACGAGTTTGGGATATTTTATAAATCCCTTGATAAGCATGCTCCTTGGCGTCATCATCTTTAAAGAGCGCCTGAGCAAAGCTAGCGCCATAGCCGTTTGCATCGTCATCGCAGCCGTTTGCGTGCAAATTTACGCTAAAGGTGGCCTGCCACTTGTCTCTATCATCTTGCCACTTTCATTTGGATTTTACGCGATGGTTAGAAAGATGGCGAAGATTAGCGCATTTAACGGGCTTTTTATCGAAACATTTTTTATGTTTCCATTTGCGCTTGGCTACGTTTTATGGCTGGTTTTTCACTCGCAAAGCCACTTTGGACTAAACGAGGACTCACTTTTAATGATCGCTTCAAGCATCGTAACCATCGTGCCACTTGTCGCATTTAACGCAGCTACGACAAGGATAAATTTAACGACTATCGGCTACTTGCAATACATCTCACCAACCATCGCGATCCTTTGCGCGGTCTTCATTTATGGCGAAATTTTAGATGGCTACAAAGTCGTCTCATTTTGTATGATCTGGCTGGCACTTGCGATAATTAGCGTAGATAAATTTAGAAAAAGGAGTAAAAATGAATAG